The proteins below are encoded in one region of Silene latifolia isolate original U9 population chromosome 2, ASM4854445v1, whole genome shotgun sequence:
- the LOC141641371 gene encoding uncharacterized protein LOC141641371 has protein sequence MWKRVNTRDRILKWKVMDWDDSKCIFCGECLETVCHLFLHCKFSWQLWSDTCDVWGVTWVCPLEIDDAFLVWNNSHFVGFEKRLWEAFFIAIVTIIWEVRNVAIFENKTPCWPSMMDKLLLRVGVWCKAWKENIPYTLEEWLNNWKSLRSWKEQRIMERRAPRVGA, from the coding sequence ATGTGGAAAAGGGTAAACACAAGAGATAGGATACTCAAGTGGAAAGTAATGGATTGGGATGACAGTAAATGTATTTTTTGTGGTGAGTGCTTGGAGACCGTCTGCCACCTATTTTTGCATTGTAAATTCTCGTGGCAACTATGGTCTGATACTTGTGATGTGTGGGGGGTGACTTGGGTTTGTCCCTTGGAGATTGATGATGCTTTTCTTGTATGGAATAActctcattttgttggatttgagaaACGACTTTGGGAAGCATTTTTCATTGCAATAGTGACGATTATATGGGAGGTGAGAAATGTAGCTATTTTTGAGAACAAGACGCCTTGCTGGCCCTCCATGATGGATAAATTGCTTTTAAGGGTTGGTGTATGGTGCAAAGCATGGAAGGAAAATATACCTTATACGTTGGAGGAATGGTTGAACAATTGGAAATCGTTGCGGTCATGGAAGGAACAAAGGATTATGGAAAGAAGGGCTCCGAGGGTTGGGGCTTGA